From the Bacteroidota bacterium genome, the window CAAAGTTCATAACAGCAGATTTTATCTTGTTGGCTACCGGAAGTCGTCCTCGAAAACTGCCCAATATTCCGCTCGACGGCAAAACAATTATCACTAGTGATGACATTGATAAAATGACTGATTTCCCTAAGAGCATGGTAATTTTAGGTGCCGGTGTTATTGGGTGTGAGTTTGCTACCATCTTTTCAAATTTCGGAAAAACCAAAGTTTATATTATTGATAAAGCTGATCGTATCCTTCCATTTGAAGATAGCGATGTGAGCGAGATGGTAAGTATGAACATGGAGAAAAATGGAGTAGTAATTCATAAAAACTCTTCATTGGTGAGAATGGAAATTAAGGATGGCGAAGTTGAGTACGAATTAAAATACAACGATGGAAGCGTGGAAGTATTGCGCGTTGAGAAAGCACTACTTTCAGTGGGAAGAGTTGCCAATATTGAAAACTTGGGATTAGAAGAAGTAGGAGTAAAGGTAACGGAACGAGGAAGTATTTGGGATAAAGATACCCAAACCACTGTTGAAAATATTTTTGTAGCCGGCGATCTAACTGCTGAAATTGCCTTGGTTAATGTGGGCGAACGTGAAGCGCGACATGCTGTAGTGCGCATGTTTGGAAAAATGCCTCGGGCTTTGGTTTATAAGAATATTAGCACCATTATGTTCTTAAATCCTGAAGTTGCTTCAGTAGGATTGGGCGAACAAGAAGCTATAAGGCAAGGAATAAGCTATAAAGTTGCAAAGATTGATTATAGTACAATTACCCGTGCAATAGCCATGCGCAAAACTACCGGCTTTTTTAAAATACTGGTAAGTAACGACGATGAAATGCGCATCTTGGGAATGCGTGCTGTAGGTGAACATGCCTCAAGTGCGATTCAGGCTGTAGCTTTACTGATTTACATGAATAAAGGTATTGAAGAGCTGGGACACATGTTGCATCCGCATCCGAGCATTATTGAAGGAATACAGGAGTGTGCAAGAATGTTGCTTGGAAAATCAATTTATAAATCTTCCATGTTTAAAGATAAACTGAAGTGTTATAAAAATGAAAATGGAGTAATCACCCCTTTAGAAAATTTGTAGGCTTTGAGTTTTGTTGTTTATAAATCTTCTGCCGGTTCGGGCAAAACTTATGCGCTGGTTAAGGAATACCTCAAAATTAGCGTACAAGCTAAATCAGATAGTCGATATAAAAATATATTAGCGATTACCTTTACCAACAAGGCTGCTGCCGAAATGAAGGCCAGGGTAATTGATGCGTTGATTGCAATTTCGGTCAGTCCGAAACCTGAAGGAGCAGCTTACTATTTATTGCAGGATTTGAAAAATGAGTTGCAACTGCCAGAGCCTGTAATAAGACTCAAATGTGAAGCTGTATTGCGTTCGATGCTGCACAACTACTCCGACGTAGCAATTAGCACCATCGATAAGTTTGTTCATAAGGTACTACGAACTTTTGCGTTTGACTTGCAGGTCCCTTTTAATTTTATGGTGGAAATGGAAAGCGATTTATTGCTTCAAACCGCCATCGAGCGATTGTTGGCAAAGGTTGGAAGCGATGAAACGTTAACTCGTACCTTGATTGATTTTATTCTTCAAAAAGTTGATACCGAAAAGAACTGGAGAATTGAACAGGACTTGCTCGATTTTTCACGTGATTTAATGAAAGAGCAATCGGCTGGTTTTATTAAAAAATTGAAGCCTTTGCAGTTGGAAGATTTTGAAAAAATCAGAACTAAAATTTATAAATTCATTTTAGATTTTGAAACTAAATTGCAAAAAATCGGGCAGCAGGCACTGGATATTTTGTCAAGTAATGGAATCAATCACAGTGATCTCTCCGGTGGAGCGAATGCAGGATTGGGCAAATATTTTTTATATCTCACCACAGTTACAACTGATAAATTTAGACCTAGCCCAACACACCTCAAAAATGTGGATCAAGAGAAGTGGTATGCCGATAAAGCCACCCCTGAAGCACGCCACAGTATTGAACAGTGTAAAGCAGAATTAAAAAGTTTGTTTTATACAGCGCAAAAGATAATTGAACTAGAGCTCTCGACCTATACAGTGTTTAGTGCACTGTATAAAAACAGCTATGGAATAAGTTTACTGAATGAATTAGATAAGTTGTGCGAAGAAATTAAACGAGAGAATAGTCTTTTACACATTTCTGAGTTCAATAAAAA encodes:
- a CDS encoding NAD(P)/FAD-dependent oxidoreductase, with the protein product MEQAEHYDLCVIGGGASGYAAAMRAIDFGKKVLLVERDRIGGAGLFNGALSSKTMWEYSQKISAIRSEIPSFEVKFDTLKAVVDEAVYEKKFQMDVHLTLLKKEARQRLLYLERGTAKLIAKNEVSIVKSSGETKFITADFILLATGSRPRKLPNIPLDGKTIITSDDIDKMTDFPKSMVILGAGVIGCEFATIFSNFGKTKVYIIDKADRILPFEDSDVSEMVSMNMEKNGVVIHKNSSLVRMEIKDGEVEYELKYNDGSVEVLRVEKALLSVGRVANIENLGLEEVGVKVTERGSIWDKDTQTTVENIFVAGDLTAEIALVNVGEREARHAVVRMFGKMPRALVYKNISTIMFLNPEVASVGLGEQEAIRQGISYKVAKIDYSTITRAIAMRKTTGFFKILVSNDDEMRILGMRAVGEHASSAIQAVALLIYMNKGIEELGHMLHPHPSIIEGIQECARMLLGKSIYKSSMFKDKLKCYKNENGVITPLENL